From Camelina sativa cultivar DH55 chromosome 7, Cs, whole genome shotgun sequence, one genomic window encodes:
- the LOC104701037 gene encoding protein DEHYDRATION-INDUCED 19 — MDADSKRFLATLRSRSEMLMGFEEIDGDDVSQEEFACPFCAESFDIIGLCCHIDDEHTLESKNAVCPVCSLKVGVDIVAHITLHHGSLFKLQRKRKSRKNGTNSTLSFLRKELREGDLQRLLGFTSRNGYVPPPSGTPDPLVSSFISPTRTQSSPVTRQTKKVSEEKHIECKRQVCISPVSSKDREERRHKSEFVQRLLSSAIFDEV, encoded by the exons atggacgCTGATTCCAAGAGATTTCTAGCTACGCTTCGATCCCGATCTG AAATGTTAATGGGCTTTGAAGAAATAGATGGAGATGATGTTTCCCAGGAGGAGTTTGCTTGCCCGTTCTGTGCAGAATCGTTTGATATCATTGGTTTGTGTTGTCACATAGATGATGAACATACTTTAGAGTCAAAGAACGCG GTATGTCCTGTTTGCTCTCTAAAAGTGGGAGTTGATATCGTAGCACACATAACACTTCACCATGGAAGTTTATTTAAG TTGCAGCGAAAGAGGAAGTCACGAAAAAACGGTACTAATTCAACACTTTCATTTCTTCGGAAAGAGCTAAGAGAAGGAGATCTACAGAGGTTGTTAGGATTTACTTCTCGTAATGGTTATGTTCCTCCACCAAGTGGAACTCCTGATCCTCTAGTGTCTTCATTTATATCACCTACACGAACGCAGAGTTCTCCTGTGACACGCCAAACCAAAAAAGTATCCGAGGAGAAACATATCGAGTG CAAGAGACAAGTGTGCATCTCACCCGTCTCATCAAAAGACCGAGAAGAGAGGAGGCATAAGTCAGAGTTTGTTCAGAGGCTCTTGTCATCAGCCATTTTCGACGAGGTCTGA